The genomic interval acattctgaaccttgtttgaagtcattAGGTCACATGACCATGGAGCTATTGAAATGTTACAATTTCAAAAATTCATGTAAATCTTGTGAGATGAAAATgaaaactaaagggtgtgcaatatagaaggttagtcagtggacattctgaaccttgtttgagtcccgtaggtcacatgaccaatgAGCTATtgaaattaaaaaatgtaaataaataatttaaaatagtGCGAGATGTAAATcgacaaaaaaataaatgtgtgcAATGTGTGTCTATGCCATCGGGTTAGCTAGAACCCATTTTGAAAGTTTTAGGAGTAATGGTTAAATAGCTATTGAAATTTtaaaaatttgatttgtcactatGTTGACGGTCCCTAACTGCTGTTGGTGGACGTAAGGAAGACTACAGGCGAATATCCATTGAATTTCCAACCTGAAATTGTATTTACCTCTGTGCGGAAACCACGAAAAATAACAGTAAACGGGATAAGATGTTTACATGTTTAAGATCAGCATATCCCAGACATCTTATCCTGGTTTCGTATAACATGGGGATACATGCTTTTTCGGGTTATTGTAAACGGGATATGATGTTTATATGCCTCAACTCAAGAACAGAATACTTGAGTATCCCGAATAATAACGGGatattagtgtgcatgtaaacgtgGTCACCGATTGACCCTGTTTCTTCAAACAAAATTCTTGCATGACTGTAGCCTGCAGACTAGGGGCATGACATTAGCATTCCATAACGTCATATCCATTTAGATTCTTTCATTTCAGTTTTTAATATTTCATCACACAGAGATGGTTTGAAGGGGACATTTCTTGTGTTATTGAATTAGTATTTTAACCCACAAAGTTGAATTAGATCATGAACAAATGTGGTATAACAGAAGCAGTTTTTTATTGATCAATTTAATATATCAATCAATATTGTAAACCTTAGAGCAAACATCAGGTTCATTTCTGAACACATTGATGGATGAAATGAAGGACTCTTTCAAGTCCTACATACCGGTATGTACAAGTCATGTCTTTATGTCAAAACACAAAGAATCAATGTTAAGAATTTCACTACTAGTATTATTAGTGTTGATTTTTACATCCATGCTTGTTTTTGGCATTCAGATTAATTACCAGGTGTTGAGAGACTGATAAACTCAGAAACACATTGGATTCCTTAATTGAGCCAAATATACATTAGCAGCAATTCAGAAATAAATAGTGACTTTgaattgtgttgttgttgtgtatggTCACAGACCCTTCACTCACACCACAAGTGAAACTCGGAAATGTCTGATTTGCTAACTGGTTTAACACGGCATAtgtataactacaaccagttagttagcaagtcggaagtttacgagTTTCCTTGTTCCGACTAGCACGTTAACATCAATACAGAACAGGCTGGAGTGCTACATCATCAAACCAGGACCATGTCATTACTTACCAATTACTAGCTTTAGCCATGTCATATATAGAATAGGCAGTGTAACCTGTTCTCGTCAATTGGTTCTTTGTCTCCTTCCTATGGTGGACACTGATCAGAAAAGAGCAGATAGACGAAATCAAAGCTAAAAACATTTTTCGTGCCTTACAACGCCAACCACATTTTTCAAAGATGTTTCCAATTCTGTGCATATATGTGAATAAAAAGAGTGTGTAGGGGGGTTCAGGCCAATTTGAATCATTCAGTGTTTCACTATCAGTTTCCACAAAGTAAATGGGATAAGGCATTTAAAGTTATTTTGGACACACATACTAAACCATAGAGTAAATTAACCTAGATATGCTTTGTAGGTTATATGAATGTAGTAATTaggactattattattattatttcaacaATGCATATGTTGGAGAAAATGGTAATCCCTTCATTCTTTCCTATGGCTGGTATTAAGGTCTCGACCAGGGGTGCGCAAACTTTTTGGCTCAAGGGCCACATCGAGATTTTGAATTTCAATGGAGGGCCGCATTTCTTGTGGGACCAATTGTTTGTTCAAATCAATTTGCGGTGGCTTCCCAAGAGTgttgcagcagtctaaggcactgcattgctgtgcatgagacgtcactacagacccgggttcgatcccaggctgtgactgggagacccatgaggcggaacacaattggcccagcgtcgtccgggttaggacaGGGTTTGGCAGGCCGAgattccttgtcccatcgtgctctagcgactcctatggtgggccgggcgcatgcacgctgacgaGGTCGGCAGGTGTACGGCGTTTCCTCTGatacattggtgcagctggcttccgggttaagcgggcattgtgtcaagaagcagtgcagcttggcttGGCGGAGagcgcacggctctcgaccttcgccactcccgagtctgtacgggagttgcagcgatgtaactaccaattggataccacgaaattggggagaaaaaaggggtctCGAGGGACGGATTGAAGTGCCCGGCGGGCCGTACTTTGCCccctggtctagactctaggATGTTTTCTCTTTACATTCTTTTTTTAAAAGTATACATGTGGAATGACACAGGCTtgatatacaggacaacacatcaAACGTAACGTTTGGGAAAATAAAAGGGACAACAACAATTGTATACCAGTCACCCAGAAACTGTGGAAGCAGGGTGACCTAGACTTATTGATGATCAGACCCCCTGGCCCTATTTCAACTACAGGGGATTCAGTTTACTCAAATAGATATTTCATAATGTTGGACAAATCACAGTACTGTAAATGGTGTTATACCTCCCAGTGGAGCTTGCTGAAATTACTTGACTGCATTGTCCCTAAAACTTTCCCAAAAATGATTTGCCGTGTTCACATTTGACATACTCGTGATATCTTCCTCATGGAGACCCATTAGATTCCAGCTGGTTAGTAAATCCCCCCCACAAAACCATGCTTCACAGCGGCCTCACTTTATTTGAGACGAGATAAGTGCACACAAACCACATCCTTAAAAAATACCAGAAATGAATTAGTGGAAAAAAACACTGAACATTATAAAACAAGTAGGGAAAAAAAGTGAGTGTTAACCGTAATGGTACAACGCATCTTTTAATAGTTACAAATCCTTTTTTGTTTGTCATCAATACACATTTTAGGCAGATCTGTAGCTAGGATGGATATGACACATGCCTTAGGAGTGGGGATGAGATCAAGGCTGCTTCCCTGAGTTATGTTAGAGTCAACGGTTTGACATCGAAAGCCTTTTATATAACAACACTATGCTGTAGCTAGTCACTAAGTGGCACCAAGTAGAGTGGCTTGTGCTTTGGATGATTACAAGCGAATGCTTTTTGGTTGATGATGGATGCCCCAAAGTTAATACCTAGAGGATAGGTCTTTTTTGAAGGCTGAGTGGTAGATTTAACGCAAGTAACCAACAAATATCCCTGGAGAAGTTTTCCTTTTGAGGAATAAAAAAAGTTACATTCTATCAaacacactgtaaaaaaaaaagtaagtaTTGTTTTGCATTTTATTTGTACAACAGGTTTATGAAGATGACCTCACTTGAGTTGAATAAACAGTCATTCATCACCGGCCAAAATACTGGGCTGATTAAACACATTTAGCCAAATCCACAGAAACGTTAGCACTCATGTTTTTTGTAAAACATTTATTTCTGACATTGCAGTTCTGTACAAACCAATCTTTTCTACACAAGTTTACCAAAATGTTTAAGTTGAGAAAGTTAGCAGTTATTTCAGCCCTTATGGTTTTCATATCAGCCAGAGACTAGTAAGCATGAACACTTCTAAAATGATTATTTACAAAAAATGTACTTGACTACAGTATATCTACGCCCTATGTATCAAGGGAGGGACATCTTGTAAAGTCAAGGATGCTGGCTGATATGTATGACTCAAAGTAGTTTATTCTATGGCAGTGAGACGTTTTCTGTATTGAGGTATATTTTTCTTGTAGGTGTAGTGACAGCTTCCGCACCGTTTCTAGACGGATTGAACTTGCCTCCAAAGTATCACGTTAGCGTTTTTCGTCATTAAtattgttctggaggcagctctgcagaatgGTTACTAGCTAGCACAGCCACAAAATCATAACATCTCTAATCCTAAATtgagaccaaaaagcacatttgacttttcatgaatttttacatTATCGACAAATTGGACTTTGCAGCTAGCCTATCTAAGGGGAAATAACTcggttctgcctccaggacaaccctcatgacaataaacgtcaacctgctcCCGGGTGTGTAGTTCCACCACGCAATTCATCGGTTTATCTTAAAGTGCTTTATTTTGGATGAAGAGAAAGAGTCGCCGTTTGGACTATTGTTCTTGTAAAATCCGAATAAAAACAAGCCGCTAAAAACATTCACTTGAAAACCAAGTGACAGAAGCGCTTGATTTTAGAGTTTCAGGGTCAATTGCGTTTGACCTATGCTTATGCATTTCTAGATGGAATCTCTTGAGAGGGTATCGTGCAGTGTTGTTACTATACAAGGTGCCTCTTGGCAATGGTGCTAGGTCAGTTTTGTTCTCCTAATGATCCCGTGTTTAGGGGCTCCTTGTCAGCATTGGGTGGCAAGTCCTATTTTGATTACAGACAATTCGCGAATTTAATACGAATGAAATGTGacagtgatttttttttatttgtcaaTTTCAATCATCCCATTTCCAGATTTAACTGAGGTagaaaatggaattgaccccaatctGCACTTAATAGACCCTGCGACGGTGAACCAGGTCTGTCCTCTGCTACATGGAGCTGGTGGACAGTCTAGCTAGTCCTCTGTATGTACCCCTCACCCAGTTATGGAGAACACCACTTGAAAAACACTTCATTTCACCACCAGTAAATCAAGCCTGGCTACTTCCTCAGTGGTTGATCTATAACGACGACCACGCCTCATTCTCATTCTCCAAAATACAGTTTTGTAGTGTGTGTTCAGTTTAATTGGGTGACAGACTGCCGTGATTTTCATATAAGCCCTTGGGCTTCCAACCACACCTGCAAACAGttgttttaaatgtgtttttatcTGTATTGTTGTCCATCACTTGTTTTCTTTGGTGCAAACAAATAAAACTTCGGTTGACTATGTGCTGATGTATGCAATGCTCTTTAGGGTTCTCCCAAAAAAACGCTCTTACTCAACTCACACTCACAATGCAATTGAAAACAAAAAGATTCAGTAATTCATCTAACCTTCtggatcccacttctgacaccacctGCGGTTGTAAAACTGGGTTGTTCGCAGTTGGGGAGAagagcagtagagtcaggggagCAGCCTCAGATCTCTATGTGTTTATGGGGGGAGTTAGTAAGAGAAGGCGTGTTCGTAATGTCAGTTTCTGTGGTCATGGCATTTTTCATTTCAATTTTGTTTGTTCAGCTCATGCTTTTGCATGTAACATCCTGCCTGTATAACGTGTataggagtttgtgtgtgtgctctgtaacaggaatgtccatcaccatgtgttcaggtgtgtgtttgtaattgtgtctgtgtgtgtaagtgtgcacGTGTGCCGTGGCTGGATTCAGCTCACTCAGTCAATAGTTTGATCTCGTTGGCGAGGAGGGTGTTGAAGTTGTAGGCCGGGTCAGGGAGGTTGGGCAGGACCGGACTGGGGCCAACTTGGCGGCTCGTGGGCTGCGGGGTGGTATCGGCCAGCTCGGGGTCGCTCTCACTAGAAGTGGACCCCACGCTCATGTTGCACACGGCCTCGGGCAGTACGTTGCTGGGCGCCGGGCACACCTCAGGCTCGCTGCTAGTCTCGCTGGCACTGGACACCACCGAGAGCAGCGACATCTTGCGTGTCAGGCGGCTAGGCAGCAGTGAGAGGGCGTAGTCAGCCACGATGCCCGCCACGTCCATGCCGCACGCCTGATCGAAGGCAATGAAGCCCACATTGGCGTTGGCCTCGCACACCACGAACGAGCCGTCGTTGAGCTGCAGCAGGTCAATGCCGCACACGTCCATGCCAAGGATGTTGGACACCTGCACCGCCAGCTGCTTGCCCTGCTCACTCAGCGGGCACATCATCCCCACGCCACCTGCGGGAGTGGAGGGCACAATGGAAAGACCGGTATGTCAGTACCACAGACACGCCTGTAACTGCGATCTGTGGACTGTTCACTGTGTGCCTTACATTCACATTCTCTGCGGCCTCTATGGCAAGGAATGACCGGACAGAGAAAACAGTGACCAACTCCCAGGGCAACTATTTCTTAATGTATTGTGAAATGTGgaattatttgtatttattttagaaCAATAGATATAAATAGGATGGACAAACAAATAAATCATATATTATGTAAGTAAGCCAGAGCAACCGAGAATCTATGCTTGCGTAAGACAAACAACATTTTGTTATAAAACACAATGTGACACTTGTCATGTAACTGTGGAACAATTGAAGGCTGATGACCCCAAAATGTCACAAGACATGAGTGTGTTTGCTAACCTGAAACTGAAGACGTTATGACAAGCATAATCATGTCTGTCATCAAAAGCAAAGTCACAGTCAAGACAACTATATTGTCCTTCTTTGGCCAAATTCAAGTGCAATGCTCCTCTCACTGTCCCCTGTGTTCTGGTGTGGTTTCCTAACATACATGAAATAGCATGTTCAGGGTCAGTTCCATATGTTTCTTAAGAAATTATCTCATTCACTGAAAGTAACATcagtatgtaaaaaaaaatgatttgGCCCTGACCCTGGTTCTCTTTGGCAATAACCAGTCTATAGTTGAGTATGttgtgataaactgcaggccacactacttgcctagatagttctcagctatacttttcgtggctgtttatttaccaccacagacagatactggcactaagactgcacttagtcagctgtataaggaaataagcaaacaggaaaccactcacccagaagcggcgctccaagtagccggagactttaatgcacggaaacttaaatcagttctaccaaatctctatcaacatgttaaattgtcacctgtactccacacacagagatgcgtcaaagctctccctcgccctccatttggtaaatccgaccacaactctatcctcctgattcctgcttacaagcaaaaattaaagcaggaagcaccagtgactcggtctataaaaaaatggtcagatgaagcagatgctaaactacaggactgctttgctattacagactggaacatgttccgggattcttccgatgacattgaggaatacaccacatcagtcactggctttatcaataagtgcattgaggacgtcgttcccacagtgactgtatgtacataacccaaccagaagccatggattacaggcaacatttgcactgagctaaagggtatagctgccgctttcaaggtgcgggactccaacccggaagcttacaagaaatcccactatgccttGCGAAGAACCATAAaataggcaaagcgtcaatacagggctacatacagattgaatcatactacaccggctccgacactcgtcggatgtggcagggcttgcaaactattacagactacaaagggaagcaaagccgcgagctgcccagtgacacaagcctaccagacgagctaaatcacctCTAAAGCTGCgtggccagacggattaccaggacgtgtgctccgggcatgtgctgaccaactggcaggtgtcttcactgacattttcaacatgtccccgattgagtctgtaataccaacatgcttcaagcagaccaccatagtccctgtgcccaagaacacaaaggcaacctgcctaaatgactacagacccgtagcactcacgtctgtagccatgaagtgctttgaaaggctggtaatggctcacatcaacaccattatcccagaaaccctagacccactccaatttgcatacagcccaaacagatccacagatgatgcaatctctattgcactccacactgccctttcccacatggactaaaggaacacctatgtgagaatgctgttaattgacgacagctcagcgttcaacaccatagtacactcaaagctcatcaccaagctaaggatcctgggactaaacacctccctctgcaactggatcctggacttcctgacaggccgcccccagggtacgtagcaacacatctgccacgctgatccttaactctggagctccccaggggtgcgtgctcagtcccctcctgtactccctgttcacccacgactgcatggccaggcacgactccaacaccatcattaagtttgctgacaacacaacagcctgatcaccgacaacgatgagaaagcctatcagagacctggccgggtggtgccagaataacaacctatccctcaacgtaaccaagactaaggagatgacaggaaaaggagcaccgagcccgactgcaaggcacttcaGATGGTAGTgagtactgcccagtacatcactggggcaaagctgcctgccatccaggacctctacaccaggcggtgtcagaggaaggccctggatattgtcaaagaccccagccaccccagtcatagactgttctctctactaccgcatggcaagcggtaccggagtgccaagtttagtacaaaaaggcttctcaacagtttttttcccccaagccataagactcctgaacatgtaaccaaatggttacccagactacttgcattgtgtacccccccccaacccctctttttacgcttttgctactctctgttcatcatatatgcatagtcactttaactatacctacatgtacatactacctcaataagcctgactaacaggtgtctgtatatagccttgctactcttttttcaaatgtcttttaactgttgttttatttttttacttaccttcacacacacacataccctttTTTtcacaccattggttagagcctgtaagtaagcatttcgctgtaaggtttacacctgttgtattcggcgcacatgacaaataaactttgattttatttgatagaCCTAACCACTGGAGACAAACTTTGCAGAGGACCCACCAGTGGGGTTTTTACTTAAGCCTCATTTCATTTTCTGTCTGTAAAACCCTGACAAAGGCTACAAGCCAAATCgtgtacatttttaaaaaaaataattcaaTCCTATTGTCCTCCAAGAGTGACcaaatatcctcctctcctctttccagcATCACTCACCCAGGGAGCAGTTGCTTTGCATGCGTCCATCGGTGGAGCAGCGCAGCATGGAGCCAATGACGCGGCCGCCCACCAGCACCACCCGGACGTCGCGGCCGTGAGACTCCTTCACGTACTCCTGGAAGAGATAGGGAGCGTCGTGGCGAATCAGGTGGCTCAGGTCGGCCAGGTGGTGCTTGTCCCTGGCCAGGAACACCGCCTTTCCTGTGGGTGAGACAGAGTGAAGGGGAGCAAGAGAGAATGATTTCATTTATATATAATTTTTCATTACATGAAGAAGAcgctttaaaaataaaaataaactttgGCTATTGATGGTTCGTGGCCTGGACAGTGAATGAGAAAAATCACGTGAACAATAAAAAAATTCACATGTATATTTTTCACGTTGTTTTTCCCTTGTGAATGATTATTTTTTaccacttccagctacatctGAACTTCCATCAGAGGCAAAGCAGCAGTGGGATGTAAGGTGCTATGTTGCTGGAATGAATGTgcctgtcacgaatattaccgaaggtggctccccttcttgttcgggtggcgctcggcggtcgtcgtcgccggtctactagctgccaccgatcctttgttctgtgttcgtttggttttgtctaattggtttcacctgttccttgtttgGTTGTTCGGGTGGGGTTATTTAAGTTCATTTAGCCCGCTtctgtttgtgcgggcttgttcatTCTGTATGTGTCAGAGTGTTTTGTTGGGTTTCTCGCTGTACTAGTATTTTCACGATAGGGTACAATTTTGTTGTGTAGTTATACTTGTGTTGGGTATACTATTTTGTTCCTGTGATTTTTTTGGACATTTAAGCGtgtttttcccacatcctttgctctctgcgcctgactccacactcattcactcattgagcgttACAGTGACAAAACTTCCCACTTAACCAAAGACAAGGAAAATTGCAGGATTGCTCCTGCTCCTAAAACATTCTTATCTGCTCTCTGAGCTCAAAAATTCAGGACAAGACTTTTCCTCATGACAGCCACCTTGCTTCACTGTGAAACAGCACAGCTTGATGTTCAACTCCCATCTCCTCACAGATAGCAGAGAAGACTCTTGTTTTTAGTGGTCTGGTCTTCATAAAATTGACTACACCTACAATGTCAGTCATAACCTCACTTAATTCAGAGGAAAGGTGTCTTGATGCCAGTGCCTCTCTGTGTATAACACAGTGTGTCCACTCAGTCCTTTTCTCATCCCTGCCATGGTCTGTGCACCATCACTGCAAACACCAATGCAGTTCTCCCACTTTAGCCCATTCTCAGTCAGGAAGCAGTCCAGCATTTTGAATAGCTCTTCAGCTGTGGCTCTGTCTCTGACATAATTACAAAAAAGTAGATCCTCACACAGGGAGTTTGTCATGTCAAAGCGTACATAAGCGATAAACAAACAGTCTTTGTTGCTGTCAGTTGCTTCATCGAACTGTAAGGCAAAATGTTTGCCTTGGAGGTTATCTACCAGCTGTTCTTTAAGATCGTTAGCAATGTCATTTATACGTCTGGCGACAGtgtcattggacagagggatagtTTTTATTTTTGCAGCACTTGTGTCatccagcaggacagagaccaggtCTAATGCTGCAGGCAGTATCAGCTCCTCTGCTATAGAGTGGGTTTTTTCTGCACTGAGCAATTTGGTACGCCACCTTATGATGCTAACAGTGCTCGCTGGTTTACTGAAGTAGCATTCACAAAGCGGGACGATTGTTGTCAATATTCGGCACGTTTTCGCTGAAAAAACTCAAGCGGCTTATCAGCGTGATTGGGGTGTAATGTCTTTCAGTGACGCCTTAATTTATTTGGCTTCATGCTGTCCGCTGTCAACATTTTTATACATAGTAAACATACCGGTCtttcctcgtctcccaccgtagtcacagtgaagccaagctctaCATTTCCTCGTCTTAGCTTTCGGGAGACTTACGTTTGTCTCATTATCTTCGTCTCTCTCCGCCTTTCTTTTCATCCCTGTTAAATATTTTCTATGGTGTCTCTCAAGGGTTTGTTATCTGCACGTCATATCTcctgctctgtgctgtgtgttcttGTTCGGTCACACGCGCCCCCCCTGGCATCGCTCCGAGCCCTCCCAGGGGGGCGCGCCCCCACTATTTGAGAAGGACTGTGATTAAAGTAACATTCTCACATGTGAACTCTAAATTTAAGCTCAACATGTGAAAACAGatatttcatgtttttttttgtcatggAAAAGTAATAATTCCTTCACCTGACTATAGTCCTCTATGTTATACTCTACAGCATAACATTCAGTACTCTTCTGAAGATGACAGTGATAGTGTGAATGTTGACACCTCTCACCTCAACACTCGGGACACTGACTGAGAAGCCatggtggggagagagcagaATGTCTCTCGCATTGGCTTACAAATATGCCAGGGCCCATTTTAATTAGAGTGGACTTTGTcctcacttttcgcaccaaaagtacgttcatctctaggagacagaacgagtccctttcctgagcggtatgacggctgcgtgatcctGTGGTGTTTGTAcggatgaacgtggtaccttcaggagtttagaaattactcccaaggatgaaccagacttgtggaagtcaaGTCAGGTAGACCTCAGGGagacctccaattaactcaaatgatgtcaattagcctatcagaagcttctaaagccatgacacaattttctggaattttccaagctgtttcaatGCACAGTTTAAATgcataagtgaaataatcttgtctataaacaattgttggaaaaattacctgtcatgcacaaagtagatatagcctaaccgacttgccaaaatgaTAGTTtgttaaacaacttggaaaa from Oncorhynchus keta strain PuntledgeMale-10-30-2019 chromosome 27, Oket_V2, whole genome shotgun sequence carries:
- the LOC118360188 gene encoding beta-citrylglutamate synthase B-like, which translates into the protein MCSRVWFVTDRRIHQEYPQVQILRALKQRCSEEDVEFRSLLMDQIVLTISEGQLGLRVEQEVVTSYPQVAVVRVPTPWVQSDSDITVLRHLEKMGCRLVNRPQAILNCVNKFWTFQELAGHGVPLPDTFSYGGHENFRKMIDEAEPLGYPVVVKNARGHRGKAVFLARDKHHLADLSHLIRHDAPYLFQEYVKESHGRDVRVVLVGGRVIGSMLRCSTDGRMQSNCSLGGVGMMCPLSEQGKQLAVQVSNILGMDVCGIDLLQLNDGSFVVCEANANVGFIAFDQACGMDVAGIVADYALSLLPSRLTRKMSLLSVVSSASETSSEPEVCPAPSNVLPEAVCNMSVGSTSSESDPELADTTPQPTSRQVGPSPVLPNLPDPAYNFNTLLANEIKLLTE